From the Thermoleophilia bacterium genome, one window contains:
- a CDS encoding aldehyde dehydrogenase family protein — MNPATIEKTSQHYIGGAWTDPSSDETIEVINATTEEVMGSVPAGTAADVDAAVGAAKAAAGPWRELTPNDRAAICTGIGTRLQDRAEEIAGLISQELGSPLQQSLMIQAGLPAITFMSMEHLVEHLPWEQTLGNSLIVREPVGTVGAITPWNFPLHQIAAKAAPAMTAGCTIVVKPSEVAPLSAFILAEIMEEIGVPPGVFNLVTGTGPVVGEAIVTHAGIDVVSFTGSTAAGRRVSELAAASVKPVTLELGGKSANVILDDADLETAVVDGIQKCFINSGQTCSALTRMLVPREALPTVEAIVLAAIAEVKIGDPADPETTLGPLVSDIQRERVRALINAGIEEGARLVCGGADAPDGLDHGYFVEPTVFSDVTPGMTIAQEEVFGPVLVIMAYEDEEDAVNLANATRYGLAGGVWSADEERAKRFARRMDTGQVEINGGVFNPLAPFGGRKMSGHGRELGPYGIEDYLTLKSMQL, encoded by the coding sequence ATGAACCCCGCCACGATCGAGAAGACTTCACAGCACTACATCGGCGGCGCCTGGACCGATCCATCATCGGACGAGACGATCGAGGTGATCAACGCCACCACCGAAGAGGTCATGGGATCCGTGCCCGCCGGAACCGCGGCTGACGTCGACGCGGCGGTCGGCGCGGCCAAGGCCGCTGCCGGACCGTGGCGGGAGCTGACGCCGAACGACCGGGCTGCGATCTGCACCGGCATCGGGACCCGGCTCCAGGACCGGGCCGAAGAGATCGCCGGGCTGATCTCGCAGGAGCTGGGCAGCCCGCTCCAGCAGTCGCTGATGATCCAGGCCGGCCTGCCGGCGATCACCTTCATGTCGATGGAGCACCTGGTCGAGCACCTGCCGTGGGAACAGACCCTCGGCAACTCGCTGATCGTGCGCGAGCCGGTCGGCACGGTCGGGGCGATCACGCCCTGGAACTTCCCGCTCCACCAGATCGCAGCCAAAGCCGCTCCGGCGATGACCGCCGGCTGCACCATCGTGGTCAAGCCGAGCGAAGTCGCACCGCTCAGCGCCTTCATCCTGGCCGAGATCATGGAAGAGATCGGGGTGCCGCCGGGCGTCTTCAACCTGGTTACCGGCACCGGCCCCGTGGTCGGCGAGGCGATCGTCACCCACGCCGGCATCGACGTCGTGTCCTTCACCGGTTCGACCGCCGCCGGCCGCCGGGTCAGCGAGCTGGCCGCCGCTTCGGTCAAGCCCGTGACCCTGGAGCTCGGCGGCAAGTCGGCCAACGTGATCCTCGACGACGCCGACCTCGAGACCGCCGTGGTCGACGGTATCCAGAAATGCTTCATCAACTCCGGACAGACTTGCTCGGCCCTGACCCGCATGCTGGTACCGCGCGAGGCGCTGCCGACGGTCGAAGCGATCGTCCTGGCGGCGATCGCCGAGGTCAAGATCGGCGATCCGGCGGATCCGGAGACGACGCTCGGCCCGTTGGTCTCTGACATCCAGCGCGAGCGCGTTCGTGCATTGATCAACGCCGGGATCGAAGAAGGCGCGAGGCTTGTCTGTGGTGGCGCCGACGCTCCGGATGGCCTCGACCACGGCTACTTCGTCGAGCCCACGGTCTTCAGCGACGTCACCCCCGGAATGACCATCGCCCAGGAGGAGGTCTTCGGCCCGGTCCTGGTGATCATGGCTTACGAAGACGAAGAGGACGCGGTCAACCTCGCCAATGCCACCCGGTACGGACTCGCCGGAGGGGTCTGGTCAGCCGACGAGGAGCGGGCGAAGCGTTTTGCCCGCCGCATGGACACCGGTCAGGTCGAGATCAACGGCGGCGTATTCAACCCGCTGGCACCGTTCGGCGGCCGCAAGATGTCCGGACACGGCAGAGAGCTCGGTCCCTACGGGATCGAGGACTACCTGACGCTGAAGTCGATGCAGCTCTAG
- a CDS encoding GMC family oxidoreductase — MLTENQLATLTAVCDTVVPSIDREDDEHGVWARSATDIGADKAVVQAIEEMDPESQTGLAELLDVLEFQGFSKLSQASREQTFTTMSLASRDAAFGIGALTGLTLFFAYNLPPNPAWPEFGFPGPVSAPPQVEKPITPLTPADGDVLEADAVIVGSGAGGGVIAARLAAAGLKVIVLEAGGYFNEADFDQTELGGYSRFYWRGGPTPTADFNVSLQAGSCLGGGTVINWTNCLRTKPWVREEWAAHGLTDVATPSFDDHLDSVWQRISANGDCSDLNPAHESWRRGAESLGWSWETVDRNWDKDLHDPQMAGFMGWGDQSGAKQSTLKTYLQDAVDDGADVVVGCFADRIVVEDGRAAGVVAHISDAEITVRAPRVVVAAGSLESPALLLRSGLGGPAAGQYLRLHPCTSVFADYGTDQRAWWGPPQAGIVDEFATGLDGDGYGFLLEGVQYTTGLSASAIPFTTAEEHKQALTDFKNAAPTIGLIRDHGRGQVVLDAKGQAQPLYSMTDPRDIATTRRALEAQIRVHIAGGARALQILAEGLPAWRIGDDVEAFVARSSRIPLRAGGARMFSAHQMGTCRMGEDPQTSVADPRGELHDTPGVWIGDGSAFPTSSGTNPMITIMSLASRTAEQIVAASGQALTTTDRETVA, encoded by the coding sequence GTGCTGACCGAGAACCAGCTCGCCACCCTGACTGCCGTCTGTGACACGGTGGTGCCGTCGATCGACCGGGAGGACGACGAACACGGGGTGTGGGCGCGAAGTGCAACCGATATTGGTGCCGACAAGGCCGTCGTGCAGGCAATCGAGGAAATGGACCCGGAGTCGCAGACGGGCCTGGCCGAACTGCTCGACGTGCTCGAGTTCCAGGGTTTCTCGAAACTCTCCCAGGCCTCCCGCGAGCAGACGTTCACGACCATGTCGCTGGCTTCCCGTGACGCCGCCTTCGGAATCGGCGCCCTGACCGGATTGACCCTGTTCTTCGCTTACAACCTGCCGCCGAACCCGGCCTGGCCCGAGTTCGGTTTTCCCGGACCGGTCTCTGCGCCGCCGCAGGTGGAAAAGCCGATCACCCCGCTGACGCCCGCCGACGGCGACGTGCTCGAGGCCGACGCGGTGATCGTCGGATCCGGAGCGGGAGGCGGGGTCATCGCGGCCCGGCTGGCTGCGGCCGGACTCAAGGTGATCGTGCTCGAAGCCGGTGGCTACTTCAACGAGGCCGACTTCGACCAGACCGAGCTGGGCGGCTATTCACGTTTCTACTGGCGCGGCGGACCGACCCCGACCGCCGATTTCAACGTGAGCCTCCAGGCCGGTTCCTGCCTGGGCGGCGGCACAGTCATCAACTGGACGAACTGTCTGCGCACCAAGCCGTGGGTCCGCGAGGAATGGGCTGCACACGGACTGACGGACGTCGCGACCCCATCTTTCGACGATCACCTCGATTCGGTCTGGCAGCGCATCTCGGCCAATGGTGACTGTTCCGACCTGAACCCCGCCCACGAATCCTGGCGGCGCGGCGCCGAATCGCTCGGCTGGTCCTGGGAGACGGTGGACCGGAACTGGGACAAGGACCTCCACGACCCCCAGATGGCCGGCTTCATGGGCTGGGGCGATCAGTCCGGGGCCAAACAGTCCACGTTGAAGACCTACCTGCAAGACGCCGTCGACGATGGAGCGGACGTTGTCGTCGGCTGCTTCGCCGATCGCATCGTCGTCGAGGACGGACGGGCTGCCGGCGTGGTCGCTCACATCAGTGACGCGGAGATCACGGTGCGCGCGCCGCGCGTCGTGGTTGCTGCCGGTTCCCTGGAATCACCAGCCTTGCTGCTGCGCTCAGGCCTAGGTGGCCCGGCGGCGGGTCAGTACCTGCGGCTCCATCCCTGCACCAGCGTATTTGCCGACTATGGCACCGACCAGCGCGCCTGGTGGGGTCCACCTCAGGCCGGCATCGTCGACGAATTCGCAACCGGCCTCGATGGCGACGGCTACGGCTTCCTGCTCGAGGGCGTCCAATACACCACCGGCCTTTCGGCCTCGGCGATTCCCTTCACCACCGCCGAAGAGCACAAGCAAGCGCTGACTGATTTCAAGAACGCGGCTCCGACCATCGGCCTGATCCGCGACCACGGCCGCGGCCAGGTGGTGCTCGACGCGAAGGGACAGGCCCAGCCGCTCTACTCGATGACCGACCCCCGCGACATCGCCACGACGCGGCGCGCGCTCGAAGCCCAGATCCGGGTGCACATCGCGGGTGGTGCCCGTGCCCTCCAGATCCTCGCCGAAGGCCTGCCTGCCTGGCGGATCGGGGATGACGTCGAGGCCTTCGTCGCCCGAAGCTCGCGAATTCCGCTCCGGGCTGGTGGAGCCCGCATGTTCTCGGCCCACCAGATGGGTACCTGCCGCATGGGAGAGGATCCACAGACCAGCGTTGCCGATCCGCGCGGCGAACTTCATGACACCCCCGGAGTCTGGATCGGGGACGGCTCCGCCTTCCCGACTTCCTCGGGCACCAACCCGATGATCACGATCATGTCGCTTGCGTCCCGCACGGCGGAACAGATCGTCGCGGCATCGGGGCAGGCGTTAACCACCACCGACCGGGAGACCGTCGCATGA